In Xiphias gladius isolate SHS-SW01 ecotype Sanya breed wild chromosome 6, ASM1685928v1, whole genome shotgun sequence, a single genomic region encodes these proteins:
- the dot1l gene encoding histone-lysine N-methyltransferase, H3 lysine-79 specific isoform X1 encodes MGEKLELKLKSPVGAEPAGYPWPLPVYDKHHDAAHEIIETIRWVCEEIPDLKLAMENYVLIDYDTKSFESMQRLCDKYNRAIDSIHQLWKGTTQPMKLNKRPSNGLLRHILQQVYNHSVTDPEKLNNYEPFSPEVYGETSFDLVAQIIDEMEMMEDDTFVDLGSGVGQVVLQVAAATNCKHYYGVEKADIPATYAETMDKEFKKWMKWYGKKHGEYTLERGDFLSEEWKERIANTSIIFVNNFAFGPEVDHQLKERFANMKEGGKIVSSKPFAPLNFRINSRNLSDIGTIMRVVELSPLRGSVSWTGKPVSYYLHTIDRTILENYFASLKNPKLREEQEAARRRQQKDTKDSKSNSTTPTKPKEQTKQDSCGEEERPSLVTVVKPSAKPRRTRLLSKGRKLNNKKRGRPKKAAPAAEKKNKKNQSALDLLHAKTLSAAPPQDAYRPPQSPFYQLPPKVQHYPSSQLLLSPTPPGLQQLLDNIKVQYLQFMAYMKTPQYRSNLQQLLEQEKQKHRDLSGQAEQLHSVCQSHKDKIKGLFQTKLDELGVKALTVEDLLQAQKEISAHNRQLKEQTKQLERDMALLRDHSLLLLKSRCEELKLDWGSLCLESLLKEKQALRRQISEKQRHCLELQISIVELEKSQRQQELLQLKSYSPCEGSPYRKSLESRSSTDMDSSKLGLSSAPALNGISPELSINGTSSPCFDRANIKGELLSRYLPISPDHEIVPATPDARQRQQGSSHALPDYTRFSPAKIALRRHLNQDPTASAHLRGPGLTTHRELGSVNSPLGAKQNCPSPNASDAQKSSERGGKERSPSVQGDNSITSLPISIPLSTVHPSKLPVSIPLASVVLPSRAERLRSTPSPVSQAGQTNGYSSSSGLMNGGPHLEDHNGVSSSPPPHSNTPLIGPIGRGGPIQSPPLSTGGVLQYADGPPRILPEDEQDRQGGESDTEPQDSELRRRIFFSSSSSSSSSSSLSGSGGSTAGGSRLHHHTGNSAKQGYHSNHGNHHHQSPGTQHTHTPTHTLSSHSSHTLGSQEGRKRGRRKRSSAGPVTASGSPKRRSFPGVSSNNHSSGSPLNINSMVNNINQPLEISAISSPEQSSRSPSGPDLDQPPILKRERPLELNGTGRYSSAPSSDDEDSGYPADSSSSRIERKIATISLESRDGPGRLGDSERGRKSGSSSGNSTGSEASSSSSLSSTSKWKSTFSPISDPKQPNSELRQGGSPFGMGGSSRGNDSDSDHKQQHQQVRKGSDGESSSYMTPNPFLSQEAGTRGGGSCSGGGPQGGSGSDQRQALQKQKAPRDWELKTSSSLASQNLFISAAASSGGGILSGKVGGSPVAVSSTTGSSVGQYLGSPFPLGGTSVLQSLFGAQTGGSTVSGTPRLVNGHSALGSFSSAGLAGGAAGGIFHHVVPSVSSHQFGATLPTSGGLSSLLSLSSSSSTSTQTQQHTIPQPASTRLASASSPLPLSLSQAQHSRTQSVLHSPSPPTLSLPPPPPLHSVPSSSAPPHSDAPPSSRSDSLHSSRLSHSSLHHQRAQSSLALSISSSTSVSSASVSAAAAAATASLSSSSLSTSSSSRPFAVHYSPRLPPPPPATSSGGGGSMWRTQGMHGTYITSQLPGSRPR; translated from the exons GATAAACACCATGATGCTGCTCATGAAATCATCGAAACCATTAG GTGGGTGTGTGAGGAAATCCCAGACCTCAAACTGGCAATGGAAAACTACGTACTCATTGACTATGATACCAAAAG CTTCGAGAGTATGCAGAGACTTTGTGACAAGTACAACAGGGCCATTGACAGCATTCATCAGCTA TGGAAGGGGACCACCCAACCCATGAAGCTGAACAAGCGTCCTTCTAATGGGCTGCTAAGACACATCCTACAGCAGGTGTACAACCACTCAGTGACCGACCCGGAGAAGCTGAACAACTATGAGCCTTTCTCCCCTGAGGTCTATGGAGAGACCTCTTTCGACCTGGTGGCTCAGATCATTGACGAGATGGAAATGATGGAAGATGACACCTTTGTTGACCTCGGCAGTG GAGTGGGGCAGGTAGTGCTGCAGGTTGCAGCAGCAACAAATTGTAAACACTACTATGGTGTAGAGAAAGCAGACATTCCAGCTACCTATGCAGAG acCATGGATAAAGAATTCAAGAAGTGGATGAAATGGTATGGAAAGAAACATGGGGAGTACACA CTGGAGAGAGGTGATTTTCTCTCTGAAGAATGGAAAGAAAGGATCGCCAACACAAG tattatttttgtgaataaCTTTGCCTTTGGTCCAGAGGTAGATCACCAGCTGAAGGAGCGTTTTGCTAATATGAAGGAAG GTGGGAAAATTGTATCCTCCAAACCTTTTGCACCTTTAAATTTTAGAATAAACAGTCGAAACTTGAGTG ATATTGGCACAATAATGCGTGTGGTGGAGCTTTCTCCACTGAGGGGCTCTGTGTCCTGGACTGGAAAACCAGTTTCGTACTACCTGCATACCATAGACCGCACCATA CTTGAAAACTATTTTGCTAGTCTCAAAAATCCTAAACTCAGG GAGGAGCAAGAGGCAGCTAGGCGACGTCAGCAGAAGGATACGAAGGACAGTAAAAGCAATAGCACCACACCCACGAAACCGAAAGAACAAACCAAG CAGGACTCCTGTGGAGAGGAGGAGCGTCCCAGCTTGGTGACAGTGGTCAAGCCTTCTGCCAAACCCCGAAGAACCCGACTCTTGTCCAAAGGTCGCAAGTTGAACAACAAGAAGCGTGGTCGACCCAAGAAAGCTGCCCCGGctgctgagaagaaaaacaagaagaatcAGAGCGCGCTGGATTTGCTGCATGCCAAGACTCTTTCTGCGGCACCCCCTCAGG ATGCATACCGGCCACCTCAGAGTCCCTTCTACCAGCTACCTCCCAAGGTCCAGCACTATCCCTCGAGTCAACTGCTGCTGAGCCCGACTCCACCTGGTCTGCAACAACTCCTAG ATAACATCAAAGTTCAATACCTCCAGTTTATGGCCTACATGAAGACTCCTCAGTACCGCTCCAACCTGCAGCAGCTTTTAGAACAGGAGAAG CAAAAACACAGGGACCTGTCAGGGCAGGCAGAGCAGCTccactctgtctgtcagtctcaCAAGGACAAGATCAAAGGTCTCTTTCAGACCAAACTAGATGAG CTGGGAGTGAAAGCCCTGACTGTTGAGGACCTGCTGCAGGCCCAGAAGGAGATATCAGCTCACAATCGTCAGCTGAAAGAGCAGACTAAGCAGCTTGAGAGAGACATGGCCTTGCTGAGAGACCACAGTCTGCTACTG CTGAAGTCTCGATGTGAGGAGCTGAAGTTGGATTGGGGCTCTTTGTGTTTGGAAAGTTTGTTGAAGGAGAAGCAGGCACTGCGCAGACAAATCTCTGAGAAACAGAGACACTGCTTGGAGTTGCAG ATCAGCATTGTGGAGCTGGAGAAAAGTCAAAGGCAGCAGGAGCTGCTTCAGCTGAAATCCTACAGCCCCTGTGAGGGCTCCCCATACAGAAAGAGCCTGGAATCACGCTCTTCCACGGACATGGACTCGTCTAAGCTTGGCCTGTCCTCAGCCCCAGCCCTCAATGGTATCAGCCCAGAGCTCTCTATCAATGGCACCAGCTCACCCTGTTTTGACCGGGCCAACATCAAGGGGGAGCTTCTTTCTCGCTACCTGCCCATCTCTCCTGACCACGAGATCGTGCCTGCCACCCCTGATGCTCGGCAGAGGCAGCAAGGCTCCTCCCACGCTCTTCCTGACTACACACGCTTCTCTCCTGCCAAGATTGCCTTGCGGAGGCACCTTAACCAGGACCCCACTGCATCTGCTCACTTGAGAGGTCCGGGGCTGACCACACACAG ggAACTGGGAAGTGTTAACTCTCCACTCGGTGCCAAACAGAACTGCCCCTCTCCCAATGCATCTGATGCACAGAAAAGTTCAGAGAGG GGTGGTAAGGAGAGGAGTCCGTCTGTTCAGGGTGACAACAGCATTACAAGCCTTCCAATTAGCATCCCATTGAGCACTGTCCACCCAAGTAAACTACCAGTCAGCATCCCACTGGCCAGCGTGGTGCTACCCAGTCGTGCTGAGAGACTG AGAAGTACTCCGAGTCCCGTGTCTCAGGCAGGCCAGACGAATG GATATTCATCCAGCTCAGGACTGATGAATGGAGGTCCCCACCTTGAGGACCATAATGGTGTTTCTTCATCACCTCCACCACACAGCAACACTCCTCTGATAGGACCAATAGGCCGAGGAGGTCCCATCCAGAGCCCCCCACTCAGTACTGGAGGGGTGCTCCAGTATGCAGATGGACCCCCGAGGATTCTTCCAGAAGACGAACAAGACCGCCAGGGGGGTGAATCCGACACAGAGCCCCAGGACAGTGAACTGCGGAGGAGaatctttttctcctcctcctcctcttcatcctcgtCTTCCTCTTTGTCAGGCAGTGGAGGCAGCACGGCCGGAGGATCACGCCTCCACCACCACACTGGCAACTCAGCAAAGCAGGGATACCACAGTAACCATggaaaccaccaccaccagtcccCCGGCACacagcacactcacacacccacacatacgTTGTCATCACATTCCTCTCACACCCTTGGCTCTCAAGAGGGACGCAAGCGGGGGAGAAGGAAACGCAGCTCTGCAGGACCTGTCACAGCCAGCGGATCCCCAAAGAGGAGGTCATTCCCTGGGGTCAGCTCCAACAACCACTCCTCAGGATCACCACTCAACATTAACTCAATG GTCAACAACATCAACCAGCCTCTGGAGATCTCTGCCATCTCCTCCCCAGAACAATCAAGCCGCAGTCCAAGTGGGCCTGACCTAGACCAGCCTCCCATCTTGAAGAGAGAGCGCCCCTTAGAGCTTAATGGCACAGGCCGTTACTCCTCAGCCCCCAGCTCTGATGATGAGGACTCAGGATACCCCGCTGACAGCTCCAGTTCACG aattgaaagaaaaattgcCACTATATCCTTGGAGAGCAGAGATGGACCCGGTAGATTAGGCGATAGTGAAAGAG GCAGAAAATCTGGTAGCAGCAGTGGAAACAGCACAGGTAGTGAggcctcctcttcatcctccttgTCCTCTACTAGCAAGTGGAAATCTACCTTTTCACCTATTTCCGACCCAAAGCAACCCAACTCTGAACTAAGACAGGGGGGCTCTCCATTTGGCATGGGGGGGTCGAGCCGGGGCAATGACTCAGATTCTGaccacaaacagcagcatcagcaggtGAGAAAAGGGAGTGACGGAGAGTCGTCCAGCTACATGACCCCCAATCCCTTCCTCAGTCAGGAGGCAGGGACCCGGGGTGGAGGCAGCTGTAGTGGTGGTGGACCCCAGGGAGGCAGTGGCTCAGACCAACGCCAGGCCCTCCAGAAGCAGAAAGCCCCTCGCGACTGGGAGCTGAAGACGAGCAGCAGCCTAGCCAGTCAGAACCTATTTATTTCTGCTGCGGCAAGCAGTGGAGGAGGTATTCTGAGTGGGAAGGTGGGAGGCAGTCCTGTAGCAGTTTCCTCAACCACAGGGTCATCTGTAGGACAGTACCTGGGGTCTCCGTTCCCACTTGGAGGGACATCAGTCTTACAGTCCTTGTTCGGGGCTCAGACAGGAGGATCCACGGTGAGTGGGACCCCACGGCTCGTCAACGGACACTCTGCCTTGGGAAGCTTCTCCAGTGCAGGGCTGGCAGGGGGAGCGGCTGGAG GTATATTTCACCACGTGGTTCCCTCAGTGTCCTCCCATCAGTTTGGGGCGACGCTGCCCACCTCTGGAGGCCTCAGCTCTCTGCTcagtctctcttcctcttcctctaccTCCACCCAAACCCAGCAGCACACCATCCCCCAACCAGCCTCCACACGCCTGGCCTCCGCGTCCTcacctctccccctctccctctcccaggCTCAGCACAGCCGCACCCAGTCAGTCCTGCATAGCCCTTCTCCTCCCACGCTCTCCCTgccccctcctccacccctgCACAGCGTCCCCTCCTCCTCAGCACCCCCACACTCTGATGCCCCACCATCCTCTCGATCAGACTCCCTCCACTCCTCCCGTCTGTCCCACTCCTCTCTCCACCACCAGAGAGCACAGTCATCCcttgctctctccatctcctcctccacctctgtctcctctgcttctgtctctgctgctgccgccgccgctactgcctccctctcctcttcctctctgtcaacCTCCTCCTCGTCTCGTCCATTCGCAGTGCACTATTCCCCTCGGCTGCCCCCTCCACCACCAGCCACCAGTTCAGGTGGTGGCGGGAGCATGTGGAGGACTCAGGGCATGCATGGTACCTATATCACCTCCCAGCTCCCCGGCTCCCGACCTAGATAG
- the dot1l gene encoding histone-lysine N-methyltransferase, H3 lysine-79 specific isoform X3 produces MGEKLELKLKSPVGAEPAGYPWPLPVYDKHHDAAHEIIETIRWVCEEIPDLKLAMENYVLIDYDTKSFESMQRLCDKYNRAIDSIHQLWKGTTQPMKLNKRPSNGLLRHILQQVYNHSVTDPEKLNNYEPFSPEVYGETSFDLVAQIIDEMEMMEDDTFVDLGSGVGQVVLQVAAATNCKHYYGVEKADIPATYAETMDKEFKKWMKWYGKKHGEYTLERGDFLSEEWKERIANTSIIFVNNFAFGPEVDHQLKERFANMKEGGKIVSSKPFAPLNFRINSRNLSDIGTIMRVVELSPLRGSVSWTGKPVSYYLHTIDRTILENYFASLKNPKLREEQEAARRRQQKDTKDSKSNSTTPTKPKEQTKQDSCGEEERPSLVTVVKPSAKPRRTRLLSKGRKLNNKKRGRPKKAAPAAEKKNKKNQSALDLLHAKTLSAAPPQDAYRPPQSPFYQLPPKVQHYPSSQLLLSPTPPGLQQLLDNIKVQYLQFMAYMKTPQYRSNLQQLLEQEKQKHRDLSGQAEQLHSVCQSHKDKIKGLFQTKLDELGVKALTVEDLLQAQKEISAHNRQLKEQTKQLERDMALLRDHSLLLLKSRCEELKLDWGSLCLESLLKEKQALRRQISEKQRHCLELQISIVELEKSQRQQELLQLKSYSPCEGSPYRKSLESRSSTDMDSSKLGLSSAPALNGISPELSINGTSSPCFDRANIKGELLSRYLPISPDHEIVPATPDARQRQQGSSHALPDYTRFSPAKIALRRHLNQDPTASAHLRGPGLTTHRELGSVNSPLGAKQNCPSPNASDAQKSSERGGKERSPSVQGDNSITSLPISIPLSTVHPSKLPVSIPLASVVLPSRAERLRSTPSPVSQAGQTNGYSSSSGLMNGGPHLEDHNGVSSSPPPHSNTPLIGPIGRGGPIQSPPLSTGGVLQYADGPPRILPEDEQDRQGGESDTEPQDSELRRRIFFSSSSSSSSSSSLSGSGGSTAGGSRLHHHTGNSAKQGYHSNHGNHHHQSPGTQHTHTPTHTLSSHSSHTLGSQEGRKRGRRKRSSAGPVTASGSPKRRSFPGVSSNNHSSGSPLNINSMVNNINQPLEISAISSPEQSSRSPSGPDLDQPPILKRERPLELNGTGRYSSAPSSDDEDSGYPADSSSSRIERKIATISLESRDGPGRLGDSERGRKSGSSSGNSTGSEASSSSSLSSTSKWKSTFSPISDPKQPNSELRQGGSPFGMGGSSRGNDSDSDHKQQHQQVRKGSDGESSSYMTPNPFLSQEAGTRGGGSCSGGGPQGGSGSDQRQALQKQKAPRDWELKTSSSLASQNLFISAAASSGGGILSGKVGGSPVAVSSTTGSSVGQYLGSPFPLGGTSVLQSLFGAQTGGSTVSGTPRLVNGHSALGSFSSAGLAGGAAGGN; encoded by the exons GATAAACACCATGATGCTGCTCATGAAATCATCGAAACCATTAG GTGGGTGTGTGAGGAAATCCCAGACCTCAAACTGGCAATGGAAAACTACGTACTCATTGACTATGATACCAAAAG CTTCGAGAGTATGCAGAGACTTTGTGACAAGTACAACAGGGCCATTGACAGCATTCATCAGCTA TGGAAGGGGACCACCCAACCCATGAAGCTGAACAAGCGTCCTTCTAATGGGCTGCTAAGACACATCCTACAGCAGGTGTACAACCACTCAGTGACCGACCCGGAGAAGCTGAACAACTATGAGCCTTTCTCCCCTGAGGTCTATGGAGAGACCTCTTTCGACCTGGTGGCTCAGATCATTGACGAGATGGAAATGATGGAAGATGACACCTTTGTTGACCTCGGCAGTG GAGTGGGGCAGGTAGTGCTGCAGGTTGCAGCAGCAACAAATTGTAAACACTACTATGGTGTAGAGAAAGCAGACATTCCAGCTACCTATGCAGAG acCATGGATAAAGAATTCAAGAAGTGGATGAAATGGTATGGAAAGAAACATGGGGAGTACACA CTGGAGAGAGGTGATTTTCTCTCTGAAGAATGGAAAGAAAGGATCGCCAACACAAG tattatttttgtgaataaCTTTGCCTTTGGTCCAGAGGTAGATCACCAGCTGAAGGAGCGTTTTGCTAATATGAAGGAAG GTGGGAAAATTGTATCCTCCAAACCTTTTGCACCTTTAAATTTTAGAATAAACAGTCGAAACTTGAGTG ATATTGGCACAATAATGCGTGTGGTGGAGCTTTCTCCACTGAGGGGCTCTGTGTCCTGGACTGGAAAACCAGTTTCGTACTACCTGCATACCATAGACCGCACCATA CTTGAAAACTATTTTGCTAGTCTCAAAAATCCTAAACTCAGG GAGGAGCAAGAGGCAGCTAGGCGACGTCAGCAGAAGGATACGAAGGACAGTAAAAGCAATAGCACCACACCCACGAAACCGAAAGAACAAACCAAG CAGGACTCCTGTGGAGAGGAGGAGCGTCCCAGCTTGGTGACAGTGGTCAAGCCTTCTGCCAAACCCCGAAGAACCCGACTCTTGTCCAAAGGTCGCAAGTTGAACAACAAGAAGCGTGGTCGACCCAAGAAAGCTGCCCCGGctgctgagaagaaaaacaagaagaatcAGAGCGCGCTGGATTTGCTGCATGCCAAGACTCTTTCTGCGGCACCCCCTCAGG ATGCATACCGGCCACCTCAGAGTCCCTTCTACCAGCTACCTCCCAAGGTCCAGCACTATCCCTCGAGTCAACTGCTGCTGAGCCCGACTCCACCTGGTCTGCAACAACTCCTAG ATAACATCAAAGTTCAATACCTCCAGTTTATGGCCTACATGAAGACTCCTCAGTACCGCTCCAACCTGCAGCAGCTTTTAGAACAGGAGAAG CAAAAACACAGGGACCTGTCAGGGCAGGCAGAGCAGCTccactctgtctgtcagtctcaCAAGGACAAGATCAAAGGTCTCTTTCAGACCAAACTAGATGAG CTGGGAGTGAAAGCCCTGACTGTTGAGGACCTGCTGCAGGCCCAGAAGGAGATATCAGCTCACAATCGTCAGCTGAAAGAGCAGACTAAGCAGCTTGAGAGAGACATGGCCTTGCTGAGAGACCACAGTCTGCTACTG CTGAAGTCTCGATGTGAGGAGCTGAAGTTGGATTGGGGCTCTTTGTGTTTGGAAAGTTTGTTGAAGGAGAAGCAGGCACTGCGCAGACAAATCTCTGAGAAACAGAGACACTGCTTGGAGTTGCAG ATCAGCATTGTGGAGCTGGAGAAAAGTCAAAGGCAGCAGGAGCTGCTTCAGCTGAAATCCTACAGCCCCTGTGAGGGCTCCCCATACAGAAAGAGCCTGGAATCACGCTCTTCCACGGACATGGACTCGTCTAAGCTTGGCCTGTCCTCAGCCCCAGCCCTCAATGGTATCAGCCCAGAGCTCTCTATCAATGGCACCAGCTCACCCTGTTTTGACCGGGCCAACATCAAGGGGGAGCTTCTTTCTCGCTACCTGCCCATCTCTCCTGACCACGAGATCGTGCCTGCCACCCCTGATGCTCGGCAGAGGCAGCAAGGCTCCTCCCACGCTCTTCCTGACTACACACGCTTCTCTCCTGCCAAGATTGCCTTGCGGAGGCACCTTAACCAGGACCCCACTGCATCTGCTCACTTGAGAGGTCCGGGGCTGACCACACACAG ggAACTGGGAAGTGTTAACTCTCCACTCGGTGCCAAACAGAACTGCCCCTCTCCCAATGCATCTGATGCACAGAAAAGTTCAGAGAGG GGTGGTAAGGAGAGGAGTCCGTCTGTTCAGGGTGACAACAGCATTACAAGCCTTCCAATTAGCATCCCATTGAGCACTGTCCACCCAAGTAAACTACCAGTCAGCATCCCACTGGCCAGCGTGGTGCTACCCAGTCGTGCTGAGAGACTG AGAAGTACTCCGAGTCCCGTGTCTCAGGCAGGCCAGACGAATG GATATTCATCCAGCTCAGGACTGATGAATGGAGGTCCCCACCTTGAGGACCATAATGGTGTTTCTTCATCACCTCCACCACACAGCAACACTCCTCTGATAGGACCAATAGGCCGAGGAGGTCCCATCCAGAGCCCCCCACTCAGTACTGGAGGGGTGCTCCAGTATGCAGATGGACCCCCGAGGATTCTTCCAGAAGACGAACAAGACCGCCAGGGGGGTGAATCCGACACAGAGCCCCAGGACAGTGAACTGCGGAGGAGaatctttttctcctcctcctcctcttcatcctcgtCTTCCTCTTTGTCAGGCAGTGGAGGCAGCACGGCCGGAGGATCACGCCTCCACCACCACACTGGCAACTCAGCAAAGCAGGGATACCACAGTAACCATggaaaccaccaccaccagtcccCCGGCACacagcacactcacacacccacacatacgTTGTCATCACATTCCTCTCACACCCTTGGCTCTCAAGAGGGACGCAAGCGGGGGAGAAGGAAACGCAGCTCTGCAGGACCTGTCACAGCCAGCGGATCCCCAAAGAGGAGGTCATTCCCTGGGGTCAGCTCCAACAACCACTCCTCAGGATCACCACTCAACATTAACTCAATG GTCAACAACATCAACCAGCCTCTGGAGATCTCTGCCATCTCCTCCCCAGAACAATCAAGCCGCAGTCCAAGTGGGCCTGACCTAGACCAGCCTCCCATCTTGAAGAGAGAGCGCCCCTTAGAGCTTAATGGCACAGGCCGTTACTCCTCAGCCCCCAGCTCTGATGATGAGGACTCAGGATACCCCGCTGACAGCTCCAGTTCACG aattgaaagaaaaattgcCACTATATCCTTGGAGAGCAGAGATGGACCCGGTAGATTAGGCGATAGTGAAAGAG GCAGAAAATCTGGTAGCAGCAGTGGAAACAGCACAGGTAGTGAggcctcctcttcatcctccttgTCCTCTACTAGCAAGTGGAAATCTACCTTTTCACCTATTTCCGACCCAAAGCAACCCAACTCTGAACTAAGACAGGGGGGCTCTCCATTTGGCATGGGGGGGTCGAGCCGGGGCAATGACTCAGATTCTGaccacaaacagcagcatcagcaggtGAGAAAAGGGAGTGACGGAGAGTCGTCCAGCTACATGACCCCCAATCCCTTCCTCAGTCAGGAGGCAGGGACCCGGGGTGGAGGCAGCTGTAGTGGTGGTGGACCCCAGGGAGGCAGTGGCTCAGACCAACGCCAGGCCCTCCAGAAGCAGAAAGCCCCTCGCGACTGGGAGCTGAAGACGAGCAGCAGCCTAGCCAGTCAGAACCTATTTATTTCTGCTGCGGCAAGCAGTGGAGGAGGTATTCTGAGTGGGAAGGTGGGAGGCAGTCCTGTAGCAGTTTCCTCAACCACAGGGTCATCTGTAGGACAGTACCTGGGGTCTCCGTTCCCACTTGGAGGGACATCAGTCTTACAGTCCTTGTTCGGGGCTCAGACAGGAGGATCCACGGTGAGTGGGACCCCACGGCTCGTCAACGGACACTCTGCCTTGGGAAGCTTCTCCAGTGCAGGGCTGGCAGGGGGAGCGGCTGGAG GTAATTGA